In a genomic window of Zingiber officinale cultivar Zhangliang chromosome 9B, Zo_v1.1, whole genome shotgun sequence:
- the LOC122024571 gene encoding SAM50-like protein CG7639 translates to MATDPNTEGGVNPKPAEERLRHYVGSEIEDTADARDGEEEEDEEEEEEEEEEEEAREVGMRSAPRKEKLKRAFRRLSQGPVRIRVHDVIIRGNAKTKDALIEAEVFDAFRSASTMQELLQAANFANTRLRRLDIFDSVSITLDSGPAELPGTANVVIDIVEVKNPLTGDLGVYTKPEARSWSLEGSLKLKNLLGYGDIWDASGAYGFDQTSEISVGVALPRFKAISTPITTRISLLSQDWLKFSSYKEHLLGLSVGLISTKKHDLAYSLTWRNLLDPSRMSSKAIRSQLGHSLLSSIKYTYKIDHRDSNVRPTRGYAFQSSSHIAGLGPDSKLLRFFRQEFDLRGAIPLGFYNTALNFGVAAGAIVPWVGYTNSTTPLPERFYMGGHSSPICGLGGPTSLLGFKQRGLGPMDLRRVLSPKQSQDEATASSGGGDASGSIASPGRDAIGGDLAVTAFADLSFDLPLKVFQDAGVHGHVFVNAGNLVMLSEELTNFSFQRFLHTFRSSAGFGIIFPTRFFRMEINYCYILKQFQHDHGKTGIQFSFST, encoded by the exons atggcGACGGACCCCAACACTGAAGGCGGCGTGAACCCTAAACCCGCCGAGGAAAGACTCCGACACTACGTCGGATCGGAGATCGAGGATACTGCCGATGCCCGAGACGGCGaagaggaggaggatgaggaggaggaggaggaggaagaagaagaggaggaggcgcgGGAAGTAGGGATGCGCTCCGCCCCAAGGAAGGAGAAGCTCAAACGCGCCTTTCGGCGCCTCTCGCAGGGTCCGGTGCGCATCCGCGTCCACGATGTTATCATCCGAGGCAACGCCAAGACCAAGGACGCCCTCATCGAGGCCGAGGTCTTCGACGCCTTCCGATCCGCTTCCACCATGCAGGAGCTTCTCCAGGCTGCTAACTTCGCCAACACCCGCCTCCGCCGGTTAGATATCTTCGATTCCGTCTCCATCACGCTCGATTCGGGCCCCGCTGAGCTTCCTGGCACCGCCAATGTCGTCATCGATATCGTCGAGGTTAAGAACCCGCTCACGGGTGATCTTGGGGTGTACACAAAGCCGGAG GCTAGATCTTGGTCACTTGAAGGGTCACTGAAACTTAAGAACTTGTTAGGCTATGGGGATATTTGGGATGCTTCTGGGGCTTACGGTTTTGATCAAACATCAGAGATTAGTGTTGGAGTGGCCTTACCCAGATTTAAAGCAATTTCAACTCCCATCACAACTCGAATTTCATTACTTTCTCAAGATTGGTTGAAATTTTCTTCATACAAGGAACATCTGCTAGGCCTCTCTGTTGGTCTAATATCAACTAAAAAGCATGACCTTGCTTACAGTCTCACATGGCGTAATTTACTTGACCCATCACGCATGTCATCAAAGGCAATTCGGAGCCAATTAGGGCATAGTCTTCTCTCTTCCATTAAATACACATACAAAATTGATCACAGAGATTCAAATGTGAGGCCAACACGTGGGTATGCTTTCCAGTCATCGTCTCACATTGCCGGTCTTGGACCAGATAGTAAACTTCTTCGATTTTTTAGGCAG GAGTTTGATCTCAGAGGTGCAATTCCTTTAGGATTCTACAACACTGCACTCAATTTTGGAGTTGCAGCAGGTGCCATAGTGCCATGGGTGGGGTATACAAATTCAACTACGCCATTGCCCGAGCGGTTCTATATGGGTGGTCATTCGTCTCCTATCTGTGGTCTGGGTGGACCTACTTCTCTGTTGGGTTTCAAACAAAGAGGCTTAGGCCCAATGGATCTGCGACGAGTACTTTCACCTAAACAAAGTCAAGATGAAGCTACAGCCTCTTCCGGTGGGGGTGATGCTTCAGGAAGCATTGCCTCTCCAGGCCGAGATGCCATTGGAGGTGATCTGGCAGTCACTGCCTTTGCTGATCTTTCATTCGATCTGCCTCTAAAGGTGTTCCAAGATGCAGGAGTTCATGGTCACGTATTTGTAAATGCTGGGAACCTAGTTATGTTATCTGAGGAATTGACAAATTTCTCCTTCCAGAGATTCTTGCATACCTTTCGGAGCTCTGCTGGGTTTGGCATAATCTTCCCTACTAGATTTTTTCGCATGGAG ATCAACTACTGTTACATACTGAAACAGTTCCAACATGATCACGGGAAGACAGGCATACAGTTCAGTTTCTCCACTTAA
- the LOC122022723 gene encoding inactive receptor-like serine/threonine-protein kinase At2g40270: protein MKKGEFGAVISSFLWICLVCQRCELCDSINDEGRALLAFKGRVEVDPYGALANWDEEEDHPCSWFGVQCSADGRVLVLYLKDLSLVGTLSPDICKLKHLTALILHNNSLYGVVPISVGQLQKLEVLDLGHNKFSGLLPPNLRDISSLKRLILGSNNFSGNLSLAMHKFRILSVEAPSLNRDVTPRKWRPVAANFKEHAPHKSPPEDPAKPPQPPYFPPASRLSSPPLPASSQPHSTNPVVICLSIVGSVCFLIALSLIYWYSNRSKKVTSMPLMMGLTGLLTKEPIPPVRELLALGRLDLEAACEGFNNIVGSFSDFTLYKGTLSSGAELAVMSTVITSTKDWSAQDEAEFRKKVSVLSKFNHNNFMNLLGYCKEKEPFTRMLAFEYASNGTLFEHLHIKEVEQLNWSARLRIAAGVAYCLEQMIKLNPPLLTNLNSSSIYLTEDYAAKVSDLEFWNMPPEADSTSEYSSKCNIVYKFGIVLLEIISGRLPYSEDDGLLVLWASSYLRGSRPIKDMVDETLESVPEEDIIGLAEVIKSCINDDPEKQATMTEVASRMRLITGITPEVASPKLSPLWWAESQIISSEV from the exons ATGAAGAAAGGGGAATTTGGAGCCGTCATCTCCTCATTCTTGTGGATTTGTTTGGTTTGCCAGAGGTGTGAGCTCTGTGATTCCATCAACGATGAAG GGAGGGCTCTGCTGGCATTCAAAGGAAGAGTAGAGGTTGATCCTTATGGTGCTTTGGCGAATTGGGATGAGGAAGAGGATCACCCTTGCTCCTGGTTTGGGGTTCAGTGCTCCGCTGATGGAAGAGTCTTGGTTCT gtACTTGAAGGATCTTTCTCTAGTGGGTACATTATCACCAGATATCTGCAAACTCAAACACTTGACTGCTTT AATTTTACATAACAATTCCCTTTATGGAGTTGTTCCTATCAGCGTTGGGCAATTACAAAAGCTGGAGGTACTGGATTTAGGACACAATAAATTCAGTGGACTACTTCCACCCAATCTTAGAGATATCTCGTCTCTCAAAAGACT CATTCTAGGAAGCAACAATTTTTCTGGTAATTTATCACTGGCAATGCATAAGTTCAGGATTCTCTCAGTAGAAGCTCCATCATTGAACAG GGATGTGACTCCAAGAAAGTGGAGGCCTGTGGCAGCAAATTTTAAAGAACATGCTCCTCATAAATCACCCCCCGAGGATCCAGCAAAACCTCCTCAACCACCTTATTTTCCACCAGCTTCTCGATTATCTTCTCCTCCTCTGCCGGCTTCTAGCCAGCCCCATTCAACTAATCCTGTGGTTATCTGTTTGTCGATTGTAGGATCAGTTTGTTTTCTGATTGCTCTTTCTCTTATATATTGGTATTCCAACCGTTCCAAAAAGGTCACATCGATGCCCTTGATGATGGGGTTAACTGGTCTATTGACAAAAGAACCAATACCTCCTGTTAGAG AGCTCCTTGCATTGGGACGATTGGATCTTGAAGCAGCTTGTGAGGGATTCAACAATATTGTTGGATCCTTTTCCGATTTTACATTATACAAGGGGACACTTTCAAGCGGAGCTGAACTAGCAGTTATGTCCACTGTCATCACATCCACAAAAGATTGGTCAGCTCAAGATGAGGCTGAATTTAGGAAGAAG GTATCAGTGTTGTCCAAATTCAATCACAACAACTTCATGAACCTTCTTGGCTATTGCAAAGAAAAAGAACCATTTACCAGGATGTTGGCATTTGAGTATGCATCAAATGGGACGCTTTTCGAGCATTTGCACA TTAAGGAAGTAGAGCAATTGAACTGGAGTGCACGATTACGCATAGCTGCTGGAGTCGCATACTGTCTCGAGCAAATGATAAAGCTTAACCCTCCTCTACTGACAAATCTGAACTCTTCTTCCATTTACCTTACTGAAGATTATGCAGCCAAGGTTTCTGATCTGGAGTTCTGGAATATGCCACCGGAAGCAGACTCGACATCTGAGTACTCGAGTAAATGCAACATCGTCTATAAGTTTGGGATAGTGCTGCTGGAGATCATTTCGGGAAGGCTTCCCTACTCAGAAGACGATGGCTTGCTTGTGCTCTGGGCTTCAAGCTACTTAAGAGGGAGTCGACCAATCAAAGATATGGTAGATGAAACCCTCGAATCAGTGCCCGAGGAAGATATCATCGGACTGGCAGAGGTGATCAAATCCTGCATAAATGATGACCCAGAGAAACAAGCTACTATGACGGAAGTCGCTTCCCGTATGAGGCTGATCACAGGGATTACACCAGAGGTAGCCAGTCCAAAGTTATCACCATTGTGGTGGGCAGAGAGTCAAATTATATCTTCAGAAGTTTAG
- the LOC122022722 gene encoding probable methyltransferase PMT23 — translation MDLMLHLLSHANTIQAEEMASSSSSRTLLTERRLPLLLSFFLLILAILLLLFSSSSSFNYFPSAKDLLPSPSRSSPLPPISKPELPSNPTSVEDFDETEADRDNGDAADEEDVGGGGGEEEVNIKWEVCKGGKTFQAADYIPCLDNWNAIKKLKSRRHMEHRERHCPKPSLRCLVPLPSRYKVPVPWPKSRDMIWYDNVPHAKLVEYKKDQNWVRSSGDYLVFPGGGTQFKDGVSKYIKFIEQNLPAINWGGHTRVVLDVGCGVASFGGYLMDRNVITMSFAPKDEHEAQIQFALERGIPAFLSVIGTQKLPFPDNVFDLIHCSRCRVHWDGDGGKPLLELNRILRPGGFFVWSATPVYRDNARDQTVWKSMVALTESICWKTVKKSMYSLGIGAVIYQKPISNSCYEKRVENNPPLCNEKNRAGISWYAPLDSCLPRISVGRTDIQNSWPASWPDRLNVGSSISEENATLDTKHWEKIVNNRYLQDLAIDWSNIRNVMDMNAGYGGFAAALVNQPLWVMNIVPANGPDTLGIIFDRGLIGVYHDWCESLNTYPRTYDLLHSAFLFENLKKRCDILDVAVEMDRILRPGGWVLIQDTAAMIKKMRPILHSLHWNTTLHKKQILVGKKSFWRPNETST, via the exons ATGGATTTAATGCTTCACCTTCTCAGCCACGCGAACACGATCCAAGCGGAAGAAATGGCGTCGTCGTCCTCGTCGCGAACTCTGCTCACTGAGCGGcgccttcctctcctcctcagcttcttcctcctcatccTCGCGATCCTCCTCCTTCTTTTCTCCTCCTCCAGTTCGTTCAATTACTTCCCCTCCGCCAAGGATCTCCTTCCTTCCCCCTCCCGATCGTCCCCTCTCCCGCCGATCTCGAAGCCGGAGCTCCCATCGAATCCTACCTCCGTAGAGGACTTCGATGAAACGGAGGCGGACCGCGACAATGGAGATGCGGCCGACGAGGAGGATGTCGGAGGCGGCGGGGGCGAAGAGGAAGTGAATATCAAATGGGAGGTTTGTAAGGGTGGTAAGACGTTCCAAGCGGCCGATTACATTCCGTGCCTGGATAATTGGAATGCCATCAAGAAGCTCAAGTCACGGCGACACATGGAGCACCGGGAGCGGCATTGCCCCAAGCCCAGCCTCAGGTGTCTTGTGCCGCTGCCGTCGAGGTACAAGGTGCCGGTTCCATGGCCCAAGAGCAGAGACATG ATTTGGTATGATAATGTTCCTCACGCCAAACTCGTTGAATATAAGAAAGACCAAAACTGGGTACGGAGTTCTGGTGATTACCTGGTTTTCCCTGGAGGTGGAACTCAATTTAAAGATGGCGTTTCTAAATACATCAAGTTCATTGAGCAG AATCTTCCAGCCATCAATTGGGGAGGGCACACAAGGGTTGTCCTTGATGTTGGCTGTGGTGTTGCAAGCTTTGGTGGATATTTAATGGATAGGAATGTTATTACTATGTCTTTTGCGCCAAAAGACGAGCACGAAGCTCAGATACAATTTGCATTAGAGCGTGGGATTCCAGCCTTTTTATCAGTAATTGGAACTCAGAAGCTGCCATTTCCTGACAATgtatttgatttgattcattgttcACGCTGTAGAGTCCACTGGGATGGAGATG GTGGGAAGCCACTGTTGGAGCTCAATAGGATTCTTAGACCTGGAGGTTTTTTTGTTTGGTCTGCAACACCTGTTTACCGTGATAATGCGAGGGACCAAACCGTCTGGAAGT CAATGGTAGCATTGACAGAGTCTATTTGCTGGAAGACAGTCAAGAAATCCATGTATTCTTTGGGTATTGGAGCTGTAATATATCAGAAACCAATCTCAAATTCTTGCTATGAGAAGCGAGTTGAAAACAATCCACCTTTATGTAATGAGAAAAATAGAGCTGGTATTTCATG GTATGCTCCCCTTGATAGTTGTCTTCCCCGCATATCAGTTGGGAGAACAGACATACAAAACAGTTGGCCTGCCTCCTGGCCTGACAGGCTCAACGTTGGCTCAAGCATATCAGAAGAAAATGCCACTCTTGACACAAAGCACTGGGAAAAGATTGTAAATAATAGATATTTGCAAGATCTTGCTATCGACTGGTCCAACATACGAAACGTGATGGATATGAATGCTGGTTATGGGGG ATTTGCAGCAGCACTAGTTAACCAGCCTCTTTGGGTGATGAACATTGTACCTGCAAATGGTCCAGACACTCTGGGGATTATCTTCGATAGAGGACTTATTGGAGTTTATCATGACTGGTGTGAATCTTTGAATACATATCCTAGGACATATGATCTGCTACACTCCGCATTTTTATTTGAGAATCTGAAAAAGAG GTGTGATATCCTAGATGTTGCTGTCGAAATGGATCGTATATTGAGACCTGGTGGATGGGTCTTGATTCAGGATACTGCAGCGATGATCAAAAAGATGCGTCCCATACTGCACTCTCTTCATTGGAACACCACTCTCCACAAAAAGCAGATTCTTGTTGGCAAAAAAAGTTTCTGGCGCCCAAATGAAACATCTACCTAA
- the LOC122023103 gene encoding exocyst complex component EXO70B1-like yields the protein MEDDDGGDERLFASVRHFASSFRRIQSMTDDALQDFYDGSVLALSTSSSSDPHRLPVTLERDLRSLERHIHGLVDSNRLIWSDSAAASSFFLESIDDLLSLAADLGRQPGYAAAKPLLDRADHLIRRCVLRLDEEFRSIVGPPQLIADRRESAYFDGVGDDENIPLAIPVEAYDIVIDALPPGSVSDLKDIARRMVAAGFGRECVETYASFRRAFVEESIARLGLLPPPEGGYLTVPWEEMEDEIPRWAEAARMVFLILIPSEQRLCGRVFASVPPSYADLAFYVSCAPAAAEIVSFAAAVACGDHGPERLFGQLNLYETVRSLLPELDPLLSDGYSAELLGEVVAVHKALGASIRRIFLELENRIRRDPAKAAVPGGDVHPMTKYVMNYLAAACAKETLAEVMAEEAARSVVPLPVRVAWIADILLENLDVKSKLYRDPALCFVFLMNNVRYMIAKAEGSNEVASLLGEEWFRRMRTRVQQWVVEYQRAAWGKVLAALRVDRFVESPPATERAMRDKLGMFNSYLEEIWRTQGNWVAVNEELCGELRAAIAAVVLPAYGNLVERLRQAGDRRRMVAERYLKYSVEEVEAKIYELFQGARPRPQ from the coding sequence ATGGAGGATGACGACGGCGGCGACGAGAGGCTGTTTGCCTCCGTCCGCCACTTCGCCAGTAGCTTCAGACGCATCCAGTCCATGACGGATGACGCCCTCCAGGACTTCTACGACGGCAGCGTCCTCGCCCTCAGTACCTCCTCTTCCTCCGATCCCCACCGCCTCCCCGTTACCCTCGAACGCGACCTCCGCTCTCTCGAGCGCCACATCCATGGACTAGTCGACTCCAATCGCCTCATCTGGTCTGActccgccgccgcctcctccttcttccttgaGTCCATCGACGACCTCCTATCCCTCGCCGCCGATCTCGGCCGCCAGCCGGGCTACGCCGCCGCCAAGCCCCTCCTCGACCGCGCCGACCACCTTATTCGCCGATGCGTTCTCCGCCTCGACGAGGAGTTCCGCTCCATCGTCGGCCCGCCGCAATTGATCGCGGATCGCCGCGAGAGCGCCTACTTCGACGGCGTCGGCGACGACGAGAACATCCCCCTCGCGATACCCGTTGAGGCCTACGACATCGTCATCGACGCCCTTCCTCCGGGCTCCGTGTCTGACCTCAAAGACATCGCTCGGCGGATGGTGGCAGCCGGATTCGGCCGCGAGTGCGTGGAGACCTATGCTAGCTTCCGCCGCGCCTTCGTGGAGGAGTCGATCGCTCGCCTCGGCCTCCTCCCGCCCCCCGAAGGAGGATACCTTACCGTCCCGTGGGAGGAGATGGAGGACGAGATCCCCCGCTGGGCGGAGGCGGCGCGGATGGTCTTCCTTATCTTGATCCCCAGCGAGCAACGCCTCTGTGGTCGCGTGTTCGCTTCCGTGCCCCCTTCCTACGCCGATCTCGCGTTCTACGTTTCCTGCGCTCCCGCCGCAGCCGAGATTGTCTCCTTTGCCGCGGCCGTCGCCTGCGGCGACCACGGCCCGGAGCGCCTCTTCGGCCAGCTCAACTTGTACGAGACTGTCCGCAGCCTCCTACCCGAGCTCGACCCCCTGCTCTCCGACGGTTACTCCGCCGAGCTCCTCGGCGAGGTCGTCGCGGTGCACAAAGCACTCGGCGCGTCGATCCGACGGATCTTCTTGGAGCTGGAGAACCGGATCCGGCGCGATCCGGCCAAGGCCGCCGTCCCCGGCGGCGACGTCCACCCGATGACCAAATACGTGATGAACTACCTCGCGGCAGCGTGTGCGAAGGAGACGCTAGCAGAGGTGATGGCGGAGGAGGCCGCGCGGTCGGTGGTGCCGCTCCCCGTCCGCGTCGCCTGGATCGCCGACATCCTGCTCGAGAACCTCGACGTCAAGTCCAAGCTCTACCGCGATCCCGCGCTCTGTTTCGTCTTCCTGATGAACAACGTTCGGTACATGATCGCGAAGGCGGAGGGCAGCAATGAAGTGGCGTCGCTGTTGGGAGAGGAGTGGTTCCGGCGGATGAGGACGAGGGTGCAGCAGTGGGTGGTGGAGTACCAGAGGGCGGCTTGGGGCAAGGTGTTGGCCGCGCTGCGGGTGGACCGCTTCGTAGAGTCACCGCCGGCGACGGAGAGGGCGATGAGAGACAAGCTGGGGATGTTCAACAGCTACCTGGAGGAGATATGGAGGACGCAGGGGAACTGGGTGGCGGTGAACGAGGAGCTGTGTGGGGAACTGCGGGCGGCAATTGCAGCGGTGGTGCTGCCGGCATACGGGAACCTGGTGGAGAGGTTGCGGCAGGCAGGGGACCGCCGTCGCATGGTAGCGGAGCGGTACTTGAAGTACAGcgtggaggaggtggaggcgaAGATCTACGAATTGTTCCAAGGGGCAAGGCCTCGTCCCCAGTGA